From one Aquila chrysaetos chrysaetos chromosome 7, bAquChr1.4, whole genome shotgun sequence genomic stretch:
- the HTR1F gene encoding 5-hydroxytryptamine receptor 1F — MDLINSTEQNGTSEELFKWVTSKILISITLSVLALMTTAINSLVMTAIIVTRKLHHPANYLICSLAVTDFLVAVLVMPFSIVYIVKETWIMGQVVCDIWLSVDITCCTCSILHLSAIALDRYRAITDAVEYARKRTPKHAGIMIAVVWIISIFISMPPLFWRHQTTSRDDECIIKHDHIVFTIYSTFGAFYIPLALILILYYKIYKAAKTFHRRSVSRIVREEVNGQVLLDAGERSTKSASMPSTAEKTSDPLVNCEKSTITLRSPRSESKHEKSWKKQRISSTRERKAATTLGLILGAFVICWLPFFVKEVVVNTCERCHISEDMSNFLAWLGYINSLINPLIYTIFNEDFKKAFQKLVQCRQYL; from the coding sequence ATGGATTTAATAAACTCAACTGAACAAAATGGTACATCAGAAGAACTATTCAAATGGGTGACATCCAAGATTCTCATTTCCATTACCCTGTCTGTGCTTGCACTAATGACAACGGCCATCAACTCTCTCGTGATGACTGCAATAATTGTGACAAGAAAGCTCCACCACCCTGCCAACTATCTAATCTGCTCTCTTGCAGTGACTGATTTCCTTGTGGCAGTCCTAGTGATGCCCTTCAGCATTGTCTACATTGTAAAGGAGACCTGGATCATGGGGCAAGTGGTGTGTGACATTTGGCTGAGCGTGGACATTACGTGCTGCACGTGTTCCATCTTGCATCTCTCTGCCATTGCTTTGGACCGGTATAGAGCAATCACAGATGCTGTGGAATATGCACGGAAAAGGACACCTAAGCATGCTGGCATCATGATTGCAGTGGTATGGATCATATCCATTTTTATCTCCATGCCACCTTTATTTTGGCGGCACCAGACGACCAGCAGAGATGACGAATGCATCATCAAACACGACCACATTGTTTTCACCATTTACTCTACATTTGGCGCCTTCTATATTCCTCTGGCCTTGATTCTGATCCTTTATTACAAGATATACAAGGCAGCAAAGACATTTCACAGAAGAAGTGTCAGCCGGATCGTAAGGGAGGAGGTAAATGGACAAGTCCTTTTGGATGCAGGTGAAAGAAGCACCAAATCGGCTTCAAtgcccagcacagcagagaagacATCAGATCCCCTGGTGAACTGCGAAAAAAGCACTATCACCCTACGAAGCCCTAGGTCTGAATCTAAGCACGAGAAGtcctggaaaaaacagagaatctCTAGCACAAGAGAGCGAAAGGCAGCAACTACACTGGGTCTGATCTTGGGGGCATTTGTGATCTGCTGGCTccctttttttgtaaaagaagtAGTTGTTAATACCTGTGAAAGGTGTCACATCTCAGAAGACATGTCTAATTTCCTAGCATGGCTGGGATATATAAATTCCCTTATTAACCCTCTAATCTACACAATCTTTAATGAAGATTTCAAGAAAGCCTTCCAGAAGCTTGTGCAGTGTAGGCAATATCTTTAA